A section of the Chiloscyllium plagiosum isolate BGI_BamShark_2017 unplaced genomic scaffold, ASM401019v2 scaf_9858, whole genome shotgun sequence genome encodes:
- the LOC122547880 gene encoding chondroitin sulfate proteoglycan 5-like yields the protein MVEQTQREGLDDGTGSGQVSWEQGANGSHFMSEVQGGLRVTSPPLTTDLDQEFGGCLGCQGAEQKLEEEPPSLTSPSTQQVAIPSLDPIKGVEGSGETFGSTGSTTAFKEKQDMKLSMSEVATNITTQGAEVSTDYTRADPLGITPALEPLTTHEPSQVPTDYNYDSNNNTTIGSFDKFPIIEAPDIPMTSSNIESTEDYLPDLPALTIGPDVSISDIKMTTLYYWEEVSIELEDENELRLTTVSPKVQTMLTKEEATNIQTVPNQDFQSESFLKENAFTGSSDLESRHDASLSPPVLGENGSECKLGYVKQNKSCKSICDMVPSYCYNGGQCYVMDNVGAICRDL from the exons ATGGTAGAGCAGACCCAGAGGGAGGGACTAGATGATGGAACTGGAAGTGGACAGGTGAGTTGGGAGCAGGGAGCAAATGGCAGCCACTTTATGTCAGAGGTTCAGGGCGGCTTAAGGGTAACCTCGCCACCTCTGACAACTGATTTGGATCAGGAGTTTGGGGGTTGCCTTGGCTGCCAAGGAGCTGAGCAGAAACTGGAGGAGGAGCCACCCAGCCTGACAAGCCCATCCACTCAGCAAGTTGCAATCCCTAGCCTAGACCCAATAAAAGGGGTAGAGGGAAGTGGAGAGACTTTTGGATCGACAGGAAGTACTACTGCATTCAAAGAGAAGCAGGACATGAAGTTGAGCATGTCTGAAGTGGCCACCAATATCACAACCCAAGGAGCAGAAGTGAGCACAGATTACACCCGGGCAGACCCCCTGGGTATCACCCCTGCCCTTGAGCCCTTGACAACACATGAACCCTCTCAGGTGCCTACAGACTACAATTATGACTCTAACAATAATACAACTATTGGCTCTTTTGACAAATTTCCCATCATTGAAGCTCCAGACATTCCCATGACATCATCCAACATAGAGTCCACAGAAGATTATTTGCCTGACCTACCTGCCTTGACAATTGGTCCTGATGTCAGTATCTCAGATATCAAAATGACCACGTTATATTATTGGGAAGAAGTGTCTATTGAGCTGGAGGATGAGAATGAGCTCAGGCTGACCACAGTCTCTCCTAAGGTACAGACCATGTTGACGAAAGAAGAAGCCACAAACATACAGACTGTGCCCAATCAGGACTTCCAATCAGAATCTTTCCTGAAGGAAAATGCCTTCACGGGCTCCTCTGACTTAGAAAGCAGACACGATGCTAGCCTGTCACCTCCTGttcttggagaaaatgggagTGAATGCAAACTGGGATATGTGAAGCAGAATAAGTCTTGCAAGTCCATTTGTGACATGGTCCCAAGCTACTGCTACAATGGTGGACAGTGTTATGTCATGGATAATGTTGGAGCTATTTGCAG AGACCTTTAA